ATTGGAGGAGGTTGCTGGCTTTTAGCAGGGAGTGGGACAGCATTAGGCCCCATTTCTTCAAGCGATGTCAGGATAGGGCAGATGTCGAGGCtgatcccacaatgaaggagagGCTGCTCCGCCTTGGAAGGAAGCTTAAAGAGGTATTACCATGTGCACTATTTGTAAGACAAGAAAtgaatatgaaataaaaaaggTGTTAGATAGTACAAGCCACACTGTTATACTGGAAATTTGTTACAGGTCAAAGCTTGAAGCCCTGGAAACACCATTTGTAACGGCCTACCAAGACAGATGGTTGTATCAAGGAAATAGTCTTGCACTTTAAGAGTTTAAGGATATACCATTTGTAGTGTTTATAGGGTGTAACCATATTGCTATGTGCATGGACAAGgtgtgaaagaaagaaagaaaggatggAATAATATGTCCTTGCTTTTCAGTCCCCCATTTTTGTTTTGCCACAGTTTGAATGGGATATGATCATTATTGTATTTTTGTAATGCAGTCCTACTGTAAGCTGTATTTATCTGGGAGGCATAAAGTAGGGAATGTtgcaattttattaaaaagttctTGTGCAGATTGATGAGGATGTGCAAAGACATAATAATCTACTTGAAGTGATCAAAGGGGACCCATCAGGAATTACTGACATTGTCGCCAAGCGTCGTAAAGATTTTACAAAAGAATTCTTTGTGCACCTTCATACTGTAGCTGAATCCTACTATGACAATGCTGAAATGCAAAATGGTAGGATTTTGTTTTACAGGCTTATAGCATCTTTGTCTATTTTCTATAACACTTTGGATTTAGTTTCCAATCTCATATCAAAATGTGTCATCTTCATTTCTTGTCTTGTAAATTATCAAGCCACATTTAGTTCATTCAGTTCTGAGTTTTGGACGTATTCTGAACAATTACATTATTTTTCTCATTTGCCATAAATTAACTTTAATGAGGTAGAAGAAACTTACTCTTAAATTTGTGTAAATTTTAGTACCCTTGATCGAAACTTAAAAACTAGAATAATATTAATTGATCCTCAGAATGCTAATGGCGGTAGTTCAGTCCtgcatatttaattaatttgtttgttTATAACCCTCCTTTTTTTTTGTGACAAGAACTTGCAAAGCTTGGGAACATTTGCTTGGCTGCTGTACAAGCCTCTGATGATGCAACCGAAAGCATGGAAAAGTTAAATGAAGCAGAGTTGAAATTCCAAGATATTTTCAATTCGCCCTCACTTGATGCTGCCTGCAGAAAAATAGACAGCTTGGCTGAAAAAAAAGAACTTGATTCCACATTGGTATTGATGATCACCAAAGCTTGGTCGGCTGCTAAGGAATCAAACATGATGAAAGATGAGGTATTGATGATGAAATCTGCATTTTCCTATTCCTATCTATGTTGATATATCTACTTAACTTTATGAGCTCGAAGGTTAAGAAATTTTTGTATGATTATTGCAACTAATATAGTTTATTTAGGGTACACTGGTAGTGTAATCACCTGGGAATTCCATTTTTGTTAAAGGAGAGATGTCATAAAAGGGTCTACTCATTTCAGATTTGGGTCTACTCATTTCAGATTTATGTTTGCCGTAACATTATATGTAATTATTACCATTTTCTTATATTATTGTATGCAGGTAAAAGATGTACTTTATCATTTATACAAGACTGCCGTGGGAAACCTCCAGAGACTTGTGCCAAAAGAGATTCGAATTATCAAATATCTTATTAGAATTGAGGATCCTGAGGAACAACTGTGTGCTCTCAAAGATACATTTACACCTGGAGAAGAACTTGAAGGAATCGATGTTGATAACTTGTATACATATGTATTAATTTCAGAATGTAAACTTATTGAAATAGAATTTACTTACAATTGTGTTGACCATTTCGTTATTAATTTTTAGGACACCAGAGAAACTTCACACATGGATAAAGACTGTGGTGGATACTTATCACTTGAGCACAGAAGGTACCCTTATTAGGGAAGCAAGGGATATGCTGAATCCAGAGGTCATCCAAAAATTGGAGGTCCTTAAAACTGTAGTGGAAAGAAATTTCATGTGATTATGAGCTTAGCTTAAGAATATGGGTGCACTTGGAGTGTAACATAATCTTTGCATTGCCAAATGAAACTGAAATGCAGCAAAAAGAGTTTTCTTTGTATAGCTGTAGAGTTAGTTTTGTATAGCTGGCAGGTTAGTTAGTCTGTTAGATCCAAGTTCTACACCACTAGTTAGTCATTTATTATTCCTATTTGTACAGCTATATACACTGCACATAGCTTTGGTTTTGTGAATTAATTGAATCATTCCAAAATTCCTTTCTCTCTCAATCTCAATCTCGTTCTACTCTCTTCTATTTTGTCTGCTCAAGGCTGATTACAAGCCTTCCTCTCTTCAAGCTTGTTCTTGCCAGTTATTTGAATTACAAGCTCGATATCATTTTACATGGAGCATGAGTCCTAGATGTATACCAATCCCCTGAATTAAACGCATTGATTCAAGGGTTTAGACATTTTCTTTAAACAATAGAATCAGCTAAGCCAGGGAAAAAGTTAGACAATTCTTGATAATTAAACGCATTGGTTTCAATAGGATGTTGAAAACTGGGTGAGAGTAGGGGAAT
This region of Arachis hypogaea cultivar Tifrunner chromosome 8, arahy.Tifrunner.gnm2.J5K5, whole genome shotgun sequence genomic DNA includes:
- the LOC112707648 gene encoding uncharacterized protein At4g37920 isoform X4, yielding MESHAMILPSRYYSVPLVLSTTQPTPPFLAFPSKTSLSFPRLNFPTTAGGRLWHCLTVSEGLSSASSSGSSVDVDDGSGGGGGKEEVLLDESRMVRVCDKLIGVFMVDKPTPTDWRRLLAFSREWDSIRPHFFKRCQDRADVEADPTMKERLLRLGRKLKEIDEDVQRHNNLLEVIKGDPSGITDIVAKRRKDFTKEFFVHLHTVAESYYDNAEMQNELAKLGNICLAAVQASDDATESMEKLNEAELKFQDIFNSPSLDAACRKIDSLAEKKELDSTLVLMITKAWSAAKESNMMKDEVKDVLYHLYKTAVGNLQRLVPKEIRIIKYLIRIEDPEEQLCALKDTFTPGEELEGIDDTRETSHMDKDCGGYLSLEHRRYPY
- the LOC112707648 gene encoding uncharacterized protein At4g37920 isoform X3, with the translated sequence MESHAMILPSRYYSVPLVLSTTQPTPPFLAFPSKTSLSFPRLNFPTTAGGRLWHCLTVSEGLSSASSSGSSVDVDDGSGGGGGKEEVLLDESRMVRVCDKLIGVFMVDKPTPTDWRRLLAFSREWDSIRPHFFKRCQDRADVEADPTMKERLLRLGRKLKEIDEDVQRHNNLLEVIKGDPSGITDIVAKRRKDFTKEFFVHLHTVAESYYDNAEMQNELAKLGNICLAAVQASDDATESMEKLNEAELKFQDIFNSPSLDAACRKIDSLAEKKELDSTLVLMITKAWSAAKESNMMKDEVKDVLYHLYKTAVGNLQRLVPKEIRIIKYLIRIEDPEEQLCALKDTFTPGEELEGIDVDNLYTYDTRETSHMDKDCGGYLSLEHRRYPY
- the LOC112707648 gene encoding uncharacterized protein At4g37920 isoform X1, whose protein sequence is MESHAMILPSRYYSVPLVLSTTQPTPPFLAFPSKTSLSFPRLNFPTTAGGRLWHCLTVSEGLSSASSSGSSVDVDDGSGGGGGKEEVLLDESRMVRVCDKLIGVFMVDKPTPTDWRRLLAFSREWDSIRPHFFKRCQDRADVEADPTMKERLLRLGRKLKEIDEDVQRHNNLLEVIKGDPSGITDIVAKRRKDFTKEFFVHLHTVAESYYDNAEMQNELAKLGNICLAAVQASDDATESMEKLNEAELKFQDIFNSPSLDAACRKIDSLAEKKELDSTLVLMITKAWSAAKESNMMKDEVKDVLYHLYKTAVGNLQRLVPKEIRIIKYLIRIEDPEEQLCALKDTFTPGEELEGIDVDNLTPEKLHTWIKTVVDTYHLSTEGTLIREARDMLNPEVIQKLEVLKTVVERNFM
- the LOC112707648 gene encoding uncharacterized protein At4g37920 isoform X2 yields the protein MESHAMILPSRYYSVPLVLSTTQPTPPFLAFPSKTSLSFPRLNFPTTGGRLWHCLTVSEGLSSASSSGSSVDVDDGSGGGGGKEEVLLDESRMVRVCDKLIGVFMVDKPTPTDWRRLLAFSREWDSIRPHFFKRCQDRADVEADPTMKERLLRLGRKLKEIDEDVQRHNNLLEVIKGDPSGITDIVAKRRKDFTKEFFVHLHTVAESYYDNAEMQNELAKLGNICLAAVQASDDATESMEKLNEAELKFQDIFNSPSLDAACRKIDSLAEKKELDSTLVLMITKAWSAAKESNMMKDEVKDVLYHLYKTAVGNLQRLVPKEIRIIKYLIRIEDPEEQLCALKDTFTPGEELEGIDVDNLTPEKLHTWIKTVVDTYHLSTEGTLIREARDMLNPEVIQKLEVLKTVVERNFM
- the LOC112707648 gene encoding uncharacterized protein At4g37920 isoform X5 produces the protein MESHAMILPSRYYSVPLVLSTTQPTPPFLAFPSKTSLSFPRLNFPTTGGRLWHCLTVSEGLSSASSSGSSVDVDDGSGGGGGKEEVLLDESRMVRVCDKLIGVFMVDKPTPTDWRRLLAFSREWDSIRPHFFKRCQDRADVEADPTMKERLLRLGRKLKEIDEDVQRHNNLLEVIKGDPSGITDIVAKRRKDFTKEFFVHLHTVAESYYDNAEMQNELAKLGNICLAAVQASDDATESMEKLNEAELKFQDIFNSPSLDAACRKIDSLAEKKELDSTLVLMITKAWSAAKESNMMKDEVKDVLYHLYKTAVGNLQRLVPKEIRIIKYLIRIEDPEEQLCALKDTFTPGEELEGIDDTRETSHMDKDCGGYLSLEHRRYPY